One Companilactobacillus farciminis KCTC 3681 = DSM 20184 genomic window, TGGCGATTGCTAAGCCAGTCAAAGCTGACAGTATTAAGGGAGTCGTCACAACTAAGAATATGGCGCGTCTGTACAATAATGAAGGGAAATTGATTGGTAACCGAGCTTTAGCTAATAATACGCCTTGGGTCACTGATCAAAGAATCGATTTGAATGGTGTCGGTTCGGTCTATCGTGTCGCAACTAATGAGTTTGTCAAAGCAAGCGATGTGGAATTGCAACACGGGCAAGCTAGCGCTGGAACTGTCAAAGTCGGAAATAACGGAGCTTTAGTCTACAGTTATAGCGATGGCAGGTATACTGCAGCTGACAACAAATTGTCCGTAGGTAGCATGTGGAAGTATAGTCGAGTTGATAATGCTGACGGTAAGACTTGGTATCAAATCGCTACTGACATGTGGATCAACAGCAATGATGCGACAAAGTACAATGGCCTCGAAGTTGAAAATACCGGAACAGCTACAATTGCTTATGCTTCAGATGTTGGACTCGATTTATGGCAGGGTTTTGGAAATGACAAGGTCGCTACAGGTAGAAAATTAGCCAATGGAACTAGTTGGAAGTTCTTTGATAAAGTAGTTGATTTCAATGGGGATGCTTGGTATGAAATCGGTAGTAATCAGTGGATTTCAGGAGCTTTTACCAAGATTCATAATGATAAATTTACTCAATCAGCAGCTCAAGTCTGGGATCCAAATTATGCTGCAGTAAAAGCAGACAAGAAGACGGCTATTTATTCTGATGGCAATTTTAATTCGGCAACGAATAGCAGCATCGATGCTGGTAAAATTGAACAAGTAGTTTCAACTGTTTTGACTGGCAATACAATTTGGTATGAGAAGAGTGACGGCGGCTGGTTGCCATCAACTGCCGTCAGTGAAATATCCGTGAAGAGAAGTCCGGTTAGTCTGAATGGTAAAACTAGAAGTGAAGTAATAGAAGAAATCGTCAATGTTGCTAAACAACAATTGGGTAAACCTTACGTTTGGAATGGTAAAGGTCCAAATAATTTTGACTGTTCGGGACTAATGCAATATGTCTTTCGTCAAGTAACTGGTCAAAATATCGGTGGTTGGACGGTTCCTCAAGAATCTGCTGGAACTAAGGTTTCCGTCAATCAATTGGAACGTGGAGACCTAGTCTTTTGGGGAAATGCCGGAGCAACTTATCACGTCGGTTTGTATCTTGGCAATAACCAATATCTCAATGCTTTAAAACCTGGTACTAATGTGAAGATAGATTCAATTTCAAATAGTTTCAAACCATCATTTGGAGTGAGAATTTTTTATTAA contains:
- a CDS encoding C40 family peptidase yields the protein MKKEIITTFLISASILGTMAIAKPVKADSIKGVVTTKNMARLYNNEGKLIGNRALANNTPWVTDQRIDLNGVGSVYRVATNEFVKASDVELQHGQASAGTVKVGNNGALVYSYSDGRYTAADNKLSVGSMWKYSRVDNADGKTWYQIATDMWINSNDATKYNGLEVENTGTATIAYASDVGLDLWQGFGNDKVATGRKLANGTSWKFFDKVVDFNGDAWYEIGSNQWISGAFTKIHNDKFTQSAAQVWDPNYAAVKADKKTAIYSDGNFNSATNSSIDAGKIEQVVSTVLTGNTIWYEKSDGGWLPSTAVSEISVKRSPVSLNGKTRSEVIEEIVNVAKQQLGKPYVWNGKGPNNFDCSGLMQYVFRQVTGQNIGGWTVPQESAGTKVSVNQLERGDLVFWGNAGATYHVGLYLGNNQYLNALKPGTNVKIDSISNSFKPSFGVRIFY